Proteins from a single region of Corylus avellana chromosome ca11, CavTom2PMs-1.0:
- the LOC132165226 gene encoding uncharacterized protein LOC132165226 encodes MGGEVIVHGEGYDPDTLSFFELEDICKDYGYKPGDLIYVREPDKTLMGGLHLISSDADVLFMVGCHKGQYIVHLYVVCFGEGQGDVQDYEGEDENEEEDRVDYNDPWWKDKLSDDEDLFDVDVDVGDTGTGATGAGTSEVGTVGDGDGGYDNEGAEEETGDEQDGNHDEARRTDASIRSESGRKKNKKFEEVDDDDTNSEMVRNDILESPANSDEEAEGTSTKRPEFQRMDLVNPELHLCIQTFREAVKEYNLLRGREIRFKKNERRKSIVVCRDDKCQYRVYVRQVSDEQTFQIRSMQPKHVCGRQYKNSIVNSTWISNKLIEKFRIQPNIPLNVIQHEVKEKWKVDVSPSMMYRARAKACQKIYGKLEDQYGHLWDYCETLRQTNRGSCVIMKVDGPNPNVLPKFGRLYFSLAAMKKGFLDGCRPVIGVDGCFLKGPFKGHQLAAVGRDGNNNMYPIAFAVVEAETKDSWT; translated from the coding sequence ATGGGGGGAGAAGTTATTGTTCATGGTGAAGGGTATGATCCTGACACCTTGTCTTTTTTTGAGCTTGAAGATATTTGTAAAGACTACGGTTACAAGCCAGGGGATCTAATATACGTCAGAGAACCTGATAAGACGTTAATGGGTGGTTTGCATTTAATCAGCTCTGATGCCGACGTATTGTTCATGGTTGGCTGCCATAAAGGGCAATATATTGTGCATTTGTATGTTGTGTGTTTTGGGGAGGGTCAGGGTGATGTTCAGGAttatgaaggagaagatgagaATGAAGAGGAGGACAGAGTTGATTACAATGACCCTTGGTGGAAAGACAAACTCAGTGATGATGAGGATTTATTTGATGTAGATGTTGACGTAGGCGATACTGGAACTGGAGCAACCGGAGCAGGAACTAGTGAAGTTGGAACtgttggtgatggtgatggtggttATGACAATGAGGGTGCGGAGGAAGAAACAGGTGATGAACAAGATGGGAACCATGATGAGGCCCGCAGAACTGATGCTTCTATTAGGTCCGAAAGTGGgcgtaagaaaaataaaaaatttgaagaagtagaTGATGATGACACAAACTCTGAAATGGTTAGAAATGACATATTGGAGTCACCAGCCAATAGTGATGAGGAAGCTGAAGGGACATCTACAAAAAGGCCCGAATTTCAACGAATGGACCTAGTTAACCCAGAGCTGCATCTCTGCATACAAACATTTAGAGAAGCTGTTAAAGAGTACAATCTTTTGAGGGGCAGGGAAATTAGgttcaaaaagaatgaaagaagaaagtcTATTGTTGTGTGTAGGGATGACAAGTGTCAGTACCGAGTATATGTAAGGCAGGTTTCTGATGAACAAACATTTCAGATAAGATCTATGCAGCCTAAACATGTGTGTGGTAGGCAATACAAGAACTCCATTGTGAACTCAACTTGGATATCGAACAAGTTGATTGAGAAGTTCCGAATTCAGCCGAATATTCCCTTGAATGTCATACAACATGAAGTGAAGGAAAAGTGGAAAGTAGATGTGAGTCCAAGTATGATGTACAGGGCTAGGGCCaaggcatgtcaaaaaatatacGGGAAGCTTGAAGACCAATATGGTCACCTGTGGGATTATTGTGAGACATTGAGACAAACAAATAGGGGAAGCTGTGTGATAATGAAGGTTGACGGGCCAAACCCAAATGTGCTTCCAAAGTTTGGAAGACTGTATTTTTCTCTTGCTGCAATGAAGAAGGGGTTTCTGGATGGTTGTAGGCCTGTCATAGGGGTGGATGGATGCTTCTTGAAAGGGCCATTCAAGGGACATCAGTTAGCTGCAGTTGGAAGGGATGGGAATAATAATATGTACCCAATCGCATTTGCTGTTGTTGAAGCTGAGACCAAAGACTCTTGGACATGA